TGCCGATGGTCGCGAACACCCCGCCGAAGCCGTTGAGCGCCCAGATCCACACGGTTCCGAAGGCCGAGCCCGCGTCGAACCCGATCGCCTCGGCCGTGCGGACGCCGAGGTCGGGCCGGTCCGGTGCGAAGGCCAGGCGCTCCTTCGTCCCGGGCTCCGGCAGTCCGGTGGTCTCCACCCCGTCGAGGGTGACCTGCCGGGCTCCGGCGGTGAACGGCACCGCGAAGACGATCGTCGACCGGTAGACGGTCACCTCGTTGATGCTCGTCCCCGTGTCGAGGGGGGTGCCGACCACCCGTACCACCGTGGCCGCGCGCAGCCCGCCGCCCGCCTGCGCCAGGGCCTGCTCCCACTCGGCCGTCGCCCGGTCGGGAAGCATGACCTGGGTCATCCCCGCCGCTCCGAGCACGGCCGTGCACCAGGCGAGGGAGAAGGGCAGCAGATACGAGGTCCGCCCGCCCTTCGGTCTCGGATCGCCCACGTACGGACGGGCCTTGTAGTGGGCCACCACCCACAGTCCGGCGGAGGCGACCGCCCCCGCGAGCAGCCCGAGTTCGAGCCATCGCGGCCGGTCGGGGCCGGGGTCGCGGAGCAGCAGCGTCAGGCCGAGCGCCCAGCCGAACGACATGCCGAGCCACCCGGTCAGCCGGGTCCAGCCGGAGCGGGCCGGTCTTCTGCTTCTCTGCCGCTTTTCCATGCGCCCGCCCCCAGGTGTGATGAGGGCGGCAGCATATGCGCCCGGTGGAATCCCCCTGGGCGTCAGGACCGCATGCGGGCTACGGTCATGGCCATGTCCTACCGCGAGCTGCCCGTCCGCCCCGTCCTGGCCTGGTCCGCCGTCACCGTCGCCGGGCGGCTGCCCATCGCCATGGCGCCGCTCGCGCTCGTCTTCCTCGTACGGGAGCGGCCCGGCGGCTACACGCTCGGGGCCGCCCTGGCCGCCGCGTACGTCATCGGCGAGATCGTCGCCGCGCCCGTCCTCGGTCTGCGGCTGAACGCCGAACGGGCCCGGCCGCAGCTCGTCGTCGGGCTCGTCGTCGGTGCCGTCGGGTTCGCCGGGCTCGGCCTCGCGCCCGACGCGCACCCCGTCGTCCTCGCCGCCCTCGCGCTGGTCGCGGGCGCCGGACCCGGGGCCGTACCCGGCGCCCTGCGCGCCCTGCTGACCAGCATGGTCCCGGAGCGGGCCGTCACCCAGGCGATGAGCATGGAGTCGATGCTGACCTTCGTGGTCTGGGCGGCGGCGCCCGCGCTCGCCACCGGTCTGGCGCTCGGCGTCGGCCCCGCCGTACCGCTGCTCCTCCAGGCCGCCCTCCTGGCGCTCTCGGTGGCCGGGATGTGGCTGCTGCCGGCCGGCTGGACCGTCGAGCCGCAGGAGAAGGGGACCTCCGCGCGACGGGCCCTGCTGCGGGCCTGGCCCGTGTACGTCCTCGGGGCCGCCGGGCTCGGCCTGCTCGCGCTCGCCGAACTCATCCTGCCCGCCCTGCTCGAACAGCGCGGGATCGCGATCGGCTGGGCCGGGCCGCTGCTCGCCGGATTCTCGATCGGCTCGGCGGTCGGCGCCTTCGTGTACGGCCTGCGGGGGCACTGGCCGGGCCCGCTGGCCGTCCAGTCGGTCGTCCTGCTCCTCGCGGTGTCCGCCGGCGTCGCCCTCGTCGCCGTCCTGCCCTGGACCGCCGCCATCGGCGTCGCCCTGGTCGCCGCCGGGCTCCTGCAGGCCCCCGCGATGCTCACCCGGAACCTCGCCCTGCGCCGGCTCCTCCCGCCGTCCGCGCTCGCCGCCGGGTACTCGGTCATGTACGCGGCCGTCGGCGCCGGTTACGCGGCGAGCGGCGCCCTCGCGGGCGGGCTGCTGAAGCTGGTGGCCCCGTCGACGGCGATCCTCTACGGCGTCGGCCTGACCGTGCTGCTCGCGGTGATCGGCACCGTGGGGGAGCGGCGGCTGAACCGCCGTACCGAGGCGGAGGCCGCCGCCGCTCAGGCGGAGGGCCCCGCCGTGGACGCGGTGGAGCGGAAGGTGCGCCGGTAGGCGGTCGGGGTCACCCCGATCGCGCTCATCAGGTGCACCCGCAGCGACTGGGACGTACCGAAGCCGGCGTCCTGCGCGACCCGGTCCACGGGCAGCCCGGTCGACTCCAGGAGGTGGCGGGCGCGCTCGACGCGCTGCTGGGTGAGCCACTGGCCGGGGCTGATGCCGACCTCGTCCCGGAAGCGGCGGGTGAACGTCCGTACGCTCATCGCCTCCTTCTCGGCCAGGTTCCGCAGCTGGATCGGCTCGTGGAGGTGGGCGAGCGCCCAGGCCCGCGCCGCGGTCGTGGTGTGGGTGCCGGCCTCGGGCAGGGGCCGCTCGATGTACTGGGCCTGGCCGCCGTCCCGGTGCGGCGGTACGACGGTCCTGCGGGCCACGTCGTTGGCGACGGCCGTGCCGTGGTCGCGGCGCACGATGTGCAGGCACAGGTCGATCCCGGCGGCCACGCCCGCCGAGGTCAGGACGTCGCCGTCGTCGACGAACAGGACGTCGGCGTCGACCCGCACGCTCGGGAAGAGACGCTGGAAGTGCTCGGCGGAGGACCAGTGCGTGGTGGCCGGGCGCCCGTCGAGGAACCCGGCGGCGGCGAGCACGTACCCGCCGGTGCAGATGGAGACGAGCCGGGTGCCCGGGCGGATGTGCGCGAGGGCGGCGGCGAGCTCCGGGGTGAGCCTGCCCTCGTCGTAGACAGGGCCGAGCTCGTACGAGGCGGGGACGACGACGGTGTCGGCGGTGGCGAGGAGCTCGGGGCCGTGCTCCACGTACACCGAGAAGTCGGCGTCGGTGGGGACGGGGCCCGCGACCGGGGCGCAGGTGACGATCTCGTACAGGAGCGTGCCCTCGGAGTCCCGGGCGCGGCCGAAGATGCGGTGCGGGATGCCGAGTTCGAAGGGGAGGAGCCCGGGCAGGGCGAGGACGGCGACGCGGTGCGGGGTCGGCACGGGCGGTGCTCCCTCCGGAAAATGGGTGGTGGTCCAGACCAGCTGCTGATACCTCTTCGTGTCCGTGACGGACAACACGTACAAGTCTGAGGCCGCCGAGCGGATTCCCGCCCCGGCCGAGCCGCCCGCACTGTGGAACCGTAACTTCCGGCTCTTCTTCGTCGCCCGCGCGGTCGCCGTCTTCGGCGAGGGCATGGTCCCGGTCGCCTTCGCCGCCGGACTCCTCGGCGCCGGCCACCCCGGCTCCACCGTCGGCTACGCGCTCGGCGGCTGGACCGCCGCCTTCGCGCTCTTCGTGCTTTTCGGCGGCGTCCTCGCCGACCGGTTCACCGCCCGCCGCATGATGATCCTCGCGGACCTGCTGCGGCTGCCCGCCTCCGGCGTCCTCGCCGTCTCCTTCGCCCTCGGCAGCCCACCCCTCTGGGCCGTCTACGCCCTCTCCGTCCTCAGCGGCATGGGCGCCGCCCTCTTCCAGCCCGGGGTCGCCTCCACGATCCCGCGCATCGCCCCCGACGTGCAGCGCGCCAACGCCGTCCTGCGGGTCGTCGAGGCCCTCATGATCATGGCGGGGCCGGCCGCCGCCGGCCTGCTCGTCGCCGTGTGGAACGCGGGCGCGGCCTTCGCCGTCATCAGCGTGACCTTCGCCGTCAGCGCCCTCTGCCTCGCCCTCATGCGGATCGCCCCCATCCCCTCCGACACCGTCCACCGCGACTCCCTCGGCGCCGAACTCGTCGGCGGCTGGCGTGAGTTCCGCTCCCGCAGCTGGCTGTGGGGGGTCATCGCCATCTGGACGGTGTACGGGCTGACCGTCGCGGGCCCGATGGTGCCGCTCACCGCGAGCCTGGTCACCGGGGAGCACGGCTCCGCCACGTACGGCGTGCTGATGGCGATCAACGGCGCGGGCAGCGCCGTCGGCGGCCTGCTCGCCCTCCGGCTGCGCCCCCGCCGCCCCCTCGCGGCGGGCGCGGTGGCCCTCCTCGGCCTCCCCGTGAACCTCTTCCTGCTCGGTACGGACGCGCCCGTACCGCTGCTCGGCGCGGGCCAGTTCATCGGCGGCGCGGCCTTCGCCTTCTGGCTGGTCATGTGGTCCACCGCCGTCCAGACGCACGTACCGCAGGAGGCCCTCAACCGGATGCACGCGTACGACGTGGCCGGGTCGCTCCTGATGATGGGCGTCGGCCGCGCCCTGTCGGGCCCGGTCGCGGTGGCCGTCGGCACGGAGGCGGTCCTGCTCACGGGGGCCGGGATCGCGGTGCTCGTGGTGGCGGCGCTGCTGGCGGTACGGCCGATCAGGACGCTGCCACGGCTGTAGGGGCTCTCGGGGCCGGCGTGTCCCGATCCGTGTGTCCCGATCGGTGTGTCCCGATCCTTTGGAAACGTGTCGTTCAGGCCAATGGCAGGGGATGCGGGCGCGGCGCGAAGCTCTGTGGCATGGCCCAGACAACCGACCCGCCCGCATCCGAACTCCCGCCCACCACGCGCCGGACGGGGGATGCGGGGGATGCGCCCGGCACCCCGCGTACCCCCCGTGTCCACCGCGCCTGGTTCGTCGCGGCGGTCACCTTCGTCACGATCATCGGCGCCGCGGCCTTCGCATCCCTGCCGGGCCTGCTGATCGAGCCGCTGCACGGGGAGTTCGACTGGTCGCGCGGCACGATCGGCTTCGCCGTCTCGGTGAACCTCGCCCTCTACGGCCTGACGGCCCCGTTCGCCGCCGCGCTCATGGACCGCTTCGGCATCCGCCGGGTCGTCGCCGTCGCGCTGACGATCATCTCCGTCGGCTCCCTCCTCACCGTGTGGATGACGGCCGCCTGGCAGCTCGTCCTCTTCTGGGGCGTCCTCGTGGGCCTGGGCAGCGGCTCCATGGCGCTCGCCTTCGCCGCGACCGTCACCAACCGCTGGTTCGTCGCCCGGCGCGGGCTCGTCACCGGCATCCTCACCGCCGCCGGCGCCTCCGGGCAGCTCGTCTTCCTCCCGCTGCTCTCCTGGCTGGTCGAGCACCACGGCTGGCGCCCGGCCGCCGTCACCGTCGCGCTCGCCGCGCTCGCGGTCGTCCCCTTCGTCTGGCTGCTGCTCCGCGACCACCCGGCGGACGTGGGCCTCGCCCCGTACGGCGGGGAGTACGCCGACAAGCCCGCCCCTGTCACGGGCGCCGCGCGCCGGACCGTCACCGTCCTCCTCAAGGCGGCCCGCACCGGCCCCTTCTGGCTGCTCGCCGGCACCTTCGCGATCTGCGGCGCCTCGACGAACGGCCTGGTCAAGACGCACTTCGTGCCCGCCGCCCACGACCACGGGATGCCCGTGACGGCGGCGGCGGGGCTGCTCGCGGTGATCGGCGTCTTCGACGTCGTCGGCACGGTCGCCTCCGGCTGGTTCACCGACCGCTTCTCCGCGCGCCGGCTCCTCGCCGTCTACTACGCGCTCCGCGGCATCTCCCTCCTCTTCCTGCCGATGCTGCTCGCGCCCACCGTGCACCCGCCGATGCTGTTCTTCATCGTCTTCTACGGCCTGGACTGGGTGGCGACGGTCCCGCCGACGATCGCCCTCTGCCGCGAGCACTACGGCGAGGACTCGGCGATCGTCTTCGGCTGGGTCCTCGCGTCCCACCAGGTCGGCGCGGCCGTCGTCGCCTTCGGGGGCGGAGTCGCGCGCGACGTCTTCGGCTCGTACGACCTGGTCTGGTACGCCTCGGGGGCACTCTGCGCGGCGGCGGCCCTGATGGCCCTGGTCATCCGGCAACCCCGGCCGGAGCCGGGGTCCCTGGCGGGAGCATGAGGGCGCGTGGGGCTCAGCCGGCCTTGTCCAGCGGCTCGAACCCGACGTGCAGGCGCATTCCCAGCGCGACGGCGAGGCGTTCGAGGAGGGGCAGAGTGGGCATGGTCCCGCCGGCCTCGAACCGGGCGACGGCCGGTTGCCGGAGCCCGGCGACACGGGCGAGCTGTGTCTGGGACATGCCGAGTTCCTCCCGGCGCGCCCGCACCGCCCTCCCCAGCTCGAACCGGACCCGGGTCGCCTCGTAGGAGGCTCGGGCCTCGGGATGCTCCAGGATCTCCTCGCGCAGCCTGTCCCATTCCGTACGGTCGCTCATCGAGTCACCCCTCGTCGACGGTGTGTTCCTGCGCGACGCACGCCGCCCACGCCCGCACGGCCCGGTCCAGTTCGGCGGCTTCGTGTTGCCGGGTCTTCCGGAAGACGGTCAGCAGGATGATTCTCCGGCCGGAAGCGATCCAGTACGTGACACGGACCGAGCTGCCGTCCAGATGGAACCGGAGTTCTCGGACCTTGCCGGACAGCTGCCTGGTGTACGGCTCCCCGAGGTGCACGCCGTGATCGGCGAGCAGGTCGACGTAGAACGCGACCGTACCGCGGTGGCTGTGGGTGAGTCCGAGGAACCACTTCTCCACCTCCGGCTCAAGTTCGACATGGCCCCATGACATAACAAGGACGTTATGGCGAGCGTACTCCGTCCGGGCGTCGATCGCCGGGGAGTACCCGAAAGGGTGAGAGTCGCGCCGAAGGGCGGGTGAGGTGTCCCTACGCGCTGAACCGCCCGAACCGCCCCCGGTGGAAGAGCAGGGGGTCCCCGGGCTCCGTCGCGCCGAGTGCGTCGACCCGACCCACCACGATCAGGTGGTCGCCGCCCGTGTGGACGGCGGTGATCGCGCAGTCCAGCCAGGCGGGGGAGCCGGGCAGGAGGGGGGAGCCGGTCGTCGGTGCCGGGGTCCAGTCGACGCCCGCGAACTTGTCG
Above is a genomic segment from Streptomyces sp. NBC_00094 containing:
- a CDS encoding MFS transporter, translating into MSYRELPVRPVLAWSAVTVAGRLPIAMAPLALVFLVRERPGGYTLGAALAAAYVIGEIVAAPVLGLRLNAERARPQLVVGLVVGAVGFAGLGLAPDAHPVVLAALALVAGAGPGAVPGALRALLTSMVPERAVTQAMSMESMLTFVVWAAAPALATGLALGVGPAVPLLLQAALLALSVAGMWLLPAGWTVEPQEKGTSARRALLRAWPVYVLGAAGLGLLALAELILPALLEQRGIAIGWAGPLLAGFSIGSAVGAFVYGLRGHWPGPLAVQSVVLLLAVSAGVALVAVLPWTAAIGVALVAAGLLQAPAMLTRNLALRRLLPPSALAAGYSVMYAAVGAGYAASGALAGGLLKLVAPSTAILYGVGLTVLLAVIGTVGERRLNRRTEAEAAAAQAEGPAVDAVERKVRR
- a CDS encoding type II toxin-antitoxin system RelE/ParE family toxin, which translates into the protein MSWGHVELEPEVEKWFLGLTHSHRGTVAFYVDLLADHGVHLGEPYTRQLSGKVRELRFHLDGSSVRVTYWIASGRRIILLTVFRKTRQHEAAELDRAVRAWAACVAQEHTVDEG
- a CDS encoding MFS transporter, yielding MSVTDNTYKSEAAERIPAPAEPPALWNRNFRLFFVARAVAVFGEGMVPVAFAAGLLGAGHPGSTVGYALGGWTAAFALFVLFGGVLADRFTARRMMILADLLRLPASGVLAVSFALGSPPLWAVYALSVLSGMGAALFQPGVASTIPRIAPDVQRANAVLRVVEALMIMAGPAAAGLLVAVWNAGAAFAVISVTFAVSALCLALMRIAPIPSDTVHRDSLGAELVGGWREFRSRSWLWGVIAIWTVYGLTVAGPMVPLTASLVTGEHGSATYGVLMAINGAGSAVGGLLALRLRPRRPLAAGAVALLGLPVNLFLLGTDAPVPLLGAGQFIGGAAFAFWLVMWSTAVQTHVPQEALNRMHAYDVAGSLLMMGVGRALSGPVAVAVGTEAVLLTGAGIAVLVVAALLAVRPIRTLPRL
- a CDS encoding GlxA family transcriptional regulator, which gives rise to MPTPHRVAVLALPGLLPFELGIPHRIFGRARDSEGTLLYEIVTCAPVAGPVPTDADFSVYVEHGPELLATADTVVVPASYELGPVYDEGRLTPELAAALAHIRPGTRLVSICTGGYVLAAAGFLDGRPATTHWSSAEHFQRLFPSVRVDADVLFVDDGDVLTSAGVAAGIDLCLHIVRRDHGTAVANDVARRTVVPPHRDGGQAQYIERPLPEAGTHTTTAARAWALAHLHEPIQLRNLAEKEAMSVRTFTRRFRDEVGISPGQWLTQQRVERARHLLESTGLPVDRVAQDAGFGTSQSLRVHLMSAIGVTPTAYRRTFRSTASTAGPSA
- a CDS encoding MFS transporter; this encodes MAQTTDPPASELPPTTRRTGDAGDAPGTPRTPRVHRAWFVAAVTFVTIIGAAAFASLPGLLIEPLHGEFDWSRGTIGFAVSVNLALYGLTAPFAAALMDRFGIRRVVAVALTIISVGSLLTVWMTAAWQLVLFWGVLVGLGSGSMALAFAATVTNRWFVARRGLVTGILTAAGASGQLVFLPLLSWLVEHHGWRPAAVTVALAALAVVPFVWLLLRDHPADVGLAPYGGEYADKPAPVTGAARRTVTVLLKAARTGPFWLLAGTFAICGASTNGLVKTHFVPAAHDHGMPVTAAAGLLAVIGVFDVVGTVASGWFTDRFSARRLLAVYYALRGISLLFLPMLLAPTVHPPMLFFIVFYGLDWVATVPPTIALCREHYGEDSAIVFGWVLASHQVGAAVVAFGGGVARDVFGSYDLVWYASGALCAAAALMALVIRQPRPEPGSLAGA
- a CDS encoding helix-turn-helix domain-containing protein; amino-acid sequence: MSDRTEWDRLREEILEHPEARASYEATRVRFELGRAVRARREELGMSQTQLARVAGLRQPAVARFEAGGTMPTLPLLERLAVALGMRLHVGFEPLDKAG